A DNA window from Candidatus Protochlamydia naegleriophila contains the following coding sequences:
- a CDS encoding TauD/TfdA family dioxygenase yields MMGGLDQIKTKLITTEDLPLVIESRNEMALVDLLDLLTHSNSFFKQNLLKHGGLLFRNFPIHNENDFASVIKALGTGKFIDYVGGDSPRTKIKEGIYTSTEAPPSMKIPLHNELSYVKNYPSHIYFYCAVPAQEGGSTILGDARKIYQSINSAVKQRMVDKELLYVSAYYHQSKLMELINTFQKGHKPWKDVFETMDPKEVEKKCLENEISFKWNQHNWLQISQLRPAAISHPETQEKVWFNQAHLFDFNPKLLGWWRYLGTKLLYCREHMRLHQVFFADHSKIPRNDLYHVLDVLDANTLSFPWQKGDLLVLDNVLSMHGRATFKGPRRVLTAMTG; encoded by the coding sequence ATGATGGGTGGATTAGATCAAATCAAAACAAAGCTGATTACAACCGAAGACCTTCCTTTAGTCATCGAGTCCCGAAATGAAATGGCTCTCGTTGACTTGCTCGACCTCTTGACCCATAGCAATTCCTTTTTTAAACAAAATTTGTTGAAGCATGGAGGGTTACTCTTTCGCAATTTTCCCATTCACAATGAGAATGACTTCGCATCGGTCATTAAGGCTCTAGGCACGGGAAAATTTATCGATTATGTTGGCGGAGATAGTCCGAGAACAAAAATCAAGGAAGGCATCTATACTTCAACAGAAGCGCCTCCTTCGATGAAAATACCTCTTCACAATGAATTGTCTTATGTTAAAAACTATCCCTCCCACATCTATTTTTACTGTGCTGTACCTGCCCAAGAAGGAGGCTCAACCATTCTTGGCGATGCACGCAAGATTTATCAATCAATTAATAGCGCTGTTAAGCAGCGGATGGTTGACAAAGAACTCCTCTATGTTTCTGCGTATTACCATCAAAGTAAGTTAATGGAGCTGATCAACACCTTCCAAAAAGGGCATAAACCTTGGAAAGATGTGTTTGAGACGATGGATCCGAAAGAAGTCGAAAAAAAATGCTTAGAAAATGAAATAAGCTTTAAGTGGAATCAGCATAATTGGCTGCAGATCAGCCAGCTGAGGCCCGCGGCCATTTCCCATCCAGAAACCCAAGAAAAGGTGTGGTTTAATCAGGCCCATCTCTTTGACTTCAATCCCAAATTGTTAGGATGGTGGCGCTATCTTGGCACGAAGTTGCTTTATTGCCGCGAACATATGCGATTGCATCAAGTGTTTTTTGCTGATCATTCTAAAATTCCCCGCAATGATCTATACCACGTTTTAGATGTTTTAGATGCCAACACGCTCTCATTTCCTTGGCAAAAAGGAGATCTATTGGTGCTGGACAATGTGCTGTCTATGCATGGCCGGGCTACTTTCAAGGGGCCACGCCGCGTCTTGACTGCGATGACTGGATAG
- a CDS encoding class I SAM-dependent methyltransferase: MLNISAATVNPIVPVNQDIQPVQSQMNVSPLFPRGDVQPPSDFRRVFQTSNQMKGEFVKFLKTIFYRLDEKKVLALMENLLGDPTKTDEQVYTELVAQIHTTKKNFSSLKQLWSLFVLKKGMGSQVAEFMQGFRKEKFCDYLEIYDRRYVDTIRKTAKLPLNGSVIAVCNSPEIGFGDRIQAGALLGSYPYKQHVALNDNDCEDPFLNPEKTHRPIGDEVADGSVDMIACVGGLHHIPADRVEPFTQSMHSKLRPGGVIFIREHNVADQAGAAQLPKEDLRAIASVVHSFVNASDGVSWEVESKEVREFKSSEEWVQLMQTHGFTRISDKALVLPGDPTENAMLAFVKAPTNLEELQQAISYRNDCTRPKNGTWATWIEWGNVRFSKQYAEFIQDHHSYAFDYVGHMRQHWRHFYQFLKESINDNDVKLKDLLFSDNMAMNLFILATTTIQCSLSALTNLPSACIARWKHGSEWRTVANLTALERFDAQNEKEYSDFIDHTPFYMYDYIGKMKSMWSCVWNAPESLGTKLASAFSAVGVSLGFIAKAIISAPIKAFYTAEGNQEPDTIKILIADPNNELDIITARWEREKDERYHQNQTIQVIHQTPDGHKLVSMPRYKPFTQICGYLSEAATLQVLEIGGQKEISIDILVNKQERPAVEGARLIYETEKLQDPAEKHYLTYQVHLSALKQFQQTIQLANIEYIHE; this comes from the coding sequence ATGCTTAACATAAGCGCAGCAACCGTTAATCCAATTGTTCCTGTCAATCAAGACATACAGCCTGTTCAATCGCAAATGAATGTGTCCCCTCTTTTTCCGCGCGGCGATGTGCAACCTCCTTCGGATTTTAGACGTGTTTTTCAAACCTCGAATCAGATGAAAGGGGAATTTGTAAAGTTTCTTAAAACGATTTTCTATCGTCTAGACGAAAAGAAAGTTCTGGCCTTGATGGAAAACTTGCTTGGAGATCCAACAAAAACAGATGAACAAGTCTACACAGAGTTGGTTGCTCAAATTCATACAACCAAGAAAAACTTTTCATCCCTGAAACAATTGTGGTCGCTCTTTGTGTTGAAGAAGGGGATGGGCAGTCAAGTTGCTGAGTTCATGCAGGGATTTAGAAAAGAGAAGTTTTGCGATTACCTGGAAATTTATGATCGCCGCTACGTCGATACGATCCGCAAAACAGCCAAGCTGCCATTGAATGGCTCTGTCATTGCTGTTTGTAATAGTCCAGAGATTGGATTTGGAGATCGCATTCAAGCAGGCGCCTTATTAGGGTCTTATCCTTATAAGCAGCATGTGGCTTTAAATGACAACGACTGTGAAGATCCTTTTCTAAATCCGGAAAAAACTCATCGGCCAATTGGCGATGAAGTTGCTGATGGAAGCGTTGACATGATCGCGTGTGTGGGCGGACTGCATCACATTCCGGCCGATCGAGTAGAGCCTTTTACTCAATCGATGCATAGCAAGCTAAGACCGGGCGGAGTCATTTTCATTCGAGAGCATAATGTTGCAGATCAAGCAGGGGCGGCTCAGTTGCCTAAAGAAGACTTAAGGGCCATTGCATCTGTCGTTCATAGCTTTGTCAATGCCTCTGATGGCGTTAGCTGGGAAGTGGAAAGCAAAGAAGTGCGCGAGTTTAAAAGCAGCGAAGAGTGGGTCCAGTTAATGCAAACGCATGGCTTTACGCGTATCTCGGATAAGGCTCTTGTTTTGCCTGGTGATCCCACAGAAAATGCGATGTTGGCATTTGTGAAGGCTCCGACGAACTTAGAAGAGCTCCAACAAGCCATCAGCTATCGCAATGACTGTACACGTCCTAAAAATGGGACATGGGCAACATGGATTGAATGGGGAAATGTGCGCTTTTCAAAGCAGTATGCCGAATTTATTCAAGATCATCACAGCTATGCCTTCGATTATGTTGGACATATGCGGCAGCATTGGCGCCATTTCTATCAATTTTTAAAAGAGTCTATAAACGATAACGATGTGAAGCTGAAAGATTTGCTATTTTCAGATAACATGGCGATGAATTTGTTTATTCTTGCCACGACAACTATTCAGTGCAGCTTGAGTGCGCTGACGAATTTACCAAGCGCCTGCATCGCTCGTTGGAAGCATGGAAGCGAATGGCGCACTGTGGCCAACTTAACGGCATTGGAGAGATTTGATGCTCAGAATGAAAAAGAGTATTCAGACTTTATTGATCACACGCCCTTTTACATGTATGACTACATTGGCAAAATGAAGAGCATGTGGAGCTGCGTTTGGAATGCGCCTGAAAGCCTTGGAACAAAATTGGCAAGCGCTTTTAGTGCAGTGGGGGTAAGCCTTGGCTTCATCGCTAAGGCTATTATTTCAGCACCTATTAAAGCCTTCTACACAGCAGAAGGCAACCAGGAACCTGATACGATTAAAATCTTGATTGCTGATCCCAATAATGAACTGGATATCATTACAGCAAGATGGGAAAGGGAAAAAGATGAACGCTACCATCAAAACCAAACAATTCAGGTGATTCATCAAACACCAGATGGCCACAAGCTTGTTTCCATGCCCCGCTACAAACCCTTCACTCAGATTTGTGGCTATTTATCGGAGGCTGCGACATTGCAAGTGTTAGAAATTGGTGGGCAGAAAGAAATCTCCATTGATATCTTAGTCAATAAGCAAGAGCGGCCAGCTGTTGAAGGAGCTCGATTGATTTACGAGACAGAAAAACTGCAAGATCCGGCAGAAAAGCATTACCTGACATATCAAGTTCATCTTTCTGCACTAAAGCAATTTCAGCAAACGATTCAATTAGCCAATATTGAATATATCCACGAATAA
- a CDS encoding FAD-binding oxidoreductase — MGESFICNPSASVARGIEDLIIKGENSNSLVLTASCHLLSRFMSVTVFPTFLALELLFKRVPKLLLSIPFSRSDQVASQKFHKNSQKIEKFCLGILFSPLGIRSADGVSGLFLKNIKSNRIIRPFGVETQYGREIPGQGIQYPESVEELKELVKQAKRENKQVSVIGAGMSQGAQTVPANDNCLVINMSRLKSLTFSEDNQTATVQAGATWEEIQIEANKRGMSVIVKQASDLFTVGGSIGINCHGWAHKDGAIASTVESLDIIDANGDLRTLTPDDEMFGCMFGTLGYFGVIVSARLKLTANEHLIEKTTEVSLDEFITHYKTHIKDQDIPLFGGRLVLDNLDGNPLRQVCMVTYEKDTAVAEAQQAIPVLTQDFTPEPKAGTRIERIALQALSRLSYFTTRRLINKFWSKERQVMLEGRKLTRNEALHPPINAFRMLQNSNLHAQWLQEYFIKEENLPNFLRFLGAQLKANEVRLVNATIRPTPQDNISVLPYAEQDRYAVVICFSQLKTEKEIERTKNWIQEVNQYLVTQGDVYYQAYMPYATQEQFEQCYGAERVANLRRLKQQYDPTHVFSNGHTQKYYDVT, encoded by the coding sequence ATGGGAGAGTCATTCATTTGCAATCCTTCGGCTTCAGTAGCGAGGGGAATAGAAGACCTTATTATTAAGGGTGAGAATAGCAATAGTTTAGTTCTGACTGCTAGCTGCCATCTTTTATCCAGGTTCATGAGTGTCACAGTCTTCCCAACTTTTTTAGCATTAGAGTTACTATTCAAACGGGTTCCCAAACTATTATTATCGATTCCATTTTCGCGAAGCGATCAGGTTGCGAGTCAAAAGTTCCATAAAAATAGTCAGAAAATTGAGAAGTTTTGTTTAGGCATTTTGTTTTCACCTCTTGGCATCCGCTCTGCAGATGGAGTCTCTGGCTTGTTTCTTAAGAATATTAAGTCGAATAGAATCATTAGACCCTTCGGTGTTGAAACGCAGTATGGAAGGGAAATACCTGGGCAAGGCATTCAATATCCAGAGAGCGTTGAAGAGTTAAAGGAACTTGTCAAGCAAGCCAAGCGAGAAAATAAACAAGTCTCGGTCATTGGCGCTGGAATGAGCCAAGGTGCTCAGACGGTTCCTGCAAACGACAACTGCCTCGTGATTAATATGAGTCGATTAAAGTCTTTGACATTTAGCGAAGATAATCAGACAGCGACTGTGCAAGCCGGCGCGACGTGGGAAGAAATTCAGATCGAAGCGAATAAGAGAGGGATGTCTGTCATTGTCAAGCAGGCCTCAGATCTTTTTACTGTGGGTGGATCGATTGGCATTAACTGTCATGGCTGGGCGCATAAAGACGGGGCAATTGCCTCAACGGTTGAGTCGCTCGACATCATTGATGCTAATGGCGACTTACGTACGTTGACGCCCGATGACGAGATGTTTGGATGCATGTTTGGAACGCTTGGTTATTTTGGAGTCATTGTCAGTGCCAGATTGAAGTTAACAGCGAACGAGCATTTGATTGAGAAAACAACCGAAGTGAGTTTGGATGAGTTTATCACCCATTACAAGACGCATATTAAAGACCAAGATATTCCTTTATTTGGCGGACGGCTTGTGCTCGATAATTTGGATGGGAATCCGCTTCGCCAGGTGTGCATGGTCACTTATGAGAAAGACACCGCTGTTGCCGAAGCACAGCAAGCAATTCCAGTGTTGACACAAGATTTTACACCAGAACCGAAAGCTGGAACAAGAATTGAGCGCATTGCTCTTCAAGCGCTTAGCCGCCTCTCTTATTTTACCACGCGAAGACTGATCAATAAATTTTGGAGTAAAGAAAGGCAGGTCATGCTTGAGGGAAGGAAACTGACGCGCAATGAAGCGCTTCATCCGCCAATCAATGCCTTTAGAATGCTTCAAAACTCTAATTTACATGCACAGTGGCTGCAAGAGTATTTTATCAAGGAAGAAAATCTTCCGAATTTCCTCAGATTTTTAGGTGCTCAATTGAAAGCCAATGAAGTGCGCTTGGTCAATGCGACGATTAGGCCAACTCCACAAGATAATATCTCCGTTTTGCCATATGCAGAGCAGGACCGTTATGCCGTCGTCATCTGCTTTAGCCAATTGAAGACGGAGAAGGAAATTGAGCGCACAAAGAATTGGATTCAAGAGGTCAATCAATACCTTGTCACACAAGGGGATGTCTATTATCAGGCCTACATGCCTTATGCAACGCAAGAGCAGTTCGAACAATGCTATGGCGCAGAGCGTGTTGCAAATCTAAGAAGACTTAAGCAACAGTATGACCCAACTCATGTGTTTAGCAATGGTCATACACAAAAATATTACGACGTAACTTAG
- a CDS encoding DUF6790 family protein — MIPIILCLCALICSFIHLVVKKEWNKKVEIILSYLIFFNIGIMGLLGFYAHTAISYETATLIGWPPGNPFQQEVAAANLAFGILGIMAFSYRSTFWLATIIGQCIFLLGALVVHIVDYLQRGNTAPENFGLFVWTDDLVMPLIYLALLYYYMREYPHKESV, encoded by the coding sequence ATGATTCCAATCATCTTATGTCTATGTGCATTGATCTGCAGTTTCATTCATTTGGTCGTGAAAAAAGAGTGGAATAAAAAAGTAGAGATTATTCTCTCTTACCTCATTTTTTTTAATATAGGCATCATGGGACTCTTGGGTTTTTATGCTCATACAGCTATATCTTATGAAACAGCGACCTTAATTGGATGGCCTCCTGGTAATCCTTTTCAACAAGAGGTGGCGGCGGCCAATCTGGCTTTTGGCATTTTAGGTATCATGGCTTTTAGCTATCGCAGCACATTTTGGCTGGCAACGATCATTGGACAGTGCATTTTTCTTTTAGGTGCCTTAGTTGTACACATTGTCGACTATCTACAGCGGGGAAATACTGCTCCTGAAAATTTTGGTCTCTTTGTTTGGACAGATGACCTAGTCATGCCGCTCATCTACCTAGCTCTTCTTTATTACTATATGAGAGAGTATCCTCACAAAGAAAGCGTTTGA
- a CDS encoding GIY-YIG nuclease family protein, with protein MPGDGWEVYMIQTRSGKLYTGISKDVQRRFNEHQKQQNGARFFKLSAPEKIVFREEHVNRSEATKREISIKKMSRQEKLALIKAADEVE; from the coding sequence ATGCCAGGGGATGGGTGGGAAGTGTACATGATTCAAACGCGTTCGGGAAAGCTGTACACAGGCATTAGCAAAGATGTTCAGCGCCGCTTTAACGAACATCAAAAACAACAAAATGGAGCGCGCTTCTTTAAACTATCGGCTCCTGAAAAAATCGTGTTTCGCGAAGAACATGTCAATCGTTCCGAGGCGACAAAACGGGAAATTTCCATCAAAAAAATGAGCCGCCAAGAAAAGCTTGCCTTGATTAAAGCAGCTGATGAAGTGGAATGA
- a CDS encoding antibiotic biosynthesis monooxygenase, protein MTATDKITIFTTKVKVPPKSKAAFSDWQAKLNTAIAKFPGFVSLEILSSLEKETPIWTLVQRFHDPEDVVAWRASPDRLKLREELKGLLGKEGQNAIQEIETGASHLQGGVTEVFVTQIALEHEEAYREWIAKIHQAESKFPGFRGMYVQSPNTSKGRYWITLLQFDTPENLDHWLSSPERHEVLKESTSLISSLESHRIITPYAGWFSSIAKEGVVPAVWKQTMLVLLVLFPVVMLELKYLSPWTAKLNMALGTFIGNAISVTLLAWPLMPFAIWLLSWWLIPSSNRNRAVTFGGFLLVMGLYAAEIALLWHLL, encoded by the coding sequence ATGACAGCAACCGACAAGATCACCATTTTCACAACTAAAGTTAAGGTACCTCCCAAGTCCAAGGCGGCATTTAGCGATTGGCAAGCCAAACTAAATACCGCCATTGCCAAATTTCCTGGATTTGTCAGCCTGGAAATTTTATCTTCGCTTGAAAAAGAAACTCCCATTTGGACCCTTGTGCAGCGCTTTCATGACCCGGAAGATGTTGTGGCATGGCGTGCCTCGCCGGATCGGTTGAAACTCCGAGAGGAATTGAAAGGGCTTTTGGGTAAGGAAGGGCAAAATGCCATTCAAGAGATCGAGACAGGAGCATCTCATTTGCAAGGAGGAGTAACCGAAGTCTTCGTCACTCAGATAGCTTTGGAGCATGAAGAGGCTTATCGTGAATGGATTGCAAAGATTCACCAAGCCGAGTCGAAGTTTCCAGGTTTTCGCGGAATGTATGTCCAGTCGCCTAATACAAGTAAAGGGCGCTATTGGATTACCCTTTTACAATTTGACACGCCTGAAAATCTAGATCATTGGCTTTCTTCGCCAGAACGGCATGAGGTTTTAAAAGAGTCGACGTCGTTGATTTCGTCGCTTGAAAGCCATCGCATCATAACTCCCTATGCGGGCTGGTTCTCTTCGATCGCAAAAGAGGGAGTCGTGCCTGCTGTCTGGAAGCAAACTATGTTGGTTCTATTGGTTCTCTTTCCGGTCGTCATGCTTGAGCTCAAATATCTTTCACCATGGACAGCTAAGCTCAATATGGCTCTTGGCACATTCATTGGCAATGCGATTAGTGTGACATTACTTGCTTGGCCGCTGATGCCCTTTGCCATCTGGTTATTAAGCTGGTGGCTGATCCCAAGTAGCAATCGCAATCGAGCGGTGACGTTTGGTGGATTTTTGTTAGTGATGGGGCTTTATGCGGCTGAAATAGCTCTTTTGTGGCATCTCTTATGA
- a CDS encoding nucleoside deaminase, with protein MVSTLSKQKHKDYQKEFKEEFMQRAIELSRRASIIEKTGGVFGAVVVKDGKIIAEGYNQVLKHKDPTWHAEMQAIREACKKLGTPHLEGCILYTSAECCPMCLATAYWAHIDHIFYGATMDDALKYGNFQDTDILDELRKDSKDRRIQFSEKMRPEAVEVWKEFASMPGHGHY; from the coding sequence ATGGTAAGCACACTAAGCAAACAAAAACACAAAGACTATCAAAAAGAATTTAAAGAAGAATTCATGCAAAGAGCCATCGAACTTAGCCGGCGCGCTTCAATTATTGAAAAGACGGGCGGTGTATTTGGGGCCGTGGTTGTGAAAGATGGCAAGATCATTGCAGAAGGATACAATCAAGTTCTTAAGCACAAAGATCCGACATGGCATGCTGAAATGCAGGCAATTCGCGAGGCTTGTAAAAAGCTTGGAACACCTCATCTTGAAGGATGCATTTTATACACAAGCGCTGAGTGTTGTCCGATGTGTTTAGCTACGGCCTATTGGGCGCATATCGATCATATTTTCTATGGTGCGACAATGGATGATGCGCTGAAATACGGAAATTTCCAAGATACCGACATCTTGGATGAATTGCGCAAAGACTCAAAGGATCGCCGTATTCAATTTTCTGAAAAGATGCGTCCAGAGGCTGTTGAAGTCTGGAAAGAGTTTGCTAGTATGCCAGGCCACGGCCATTATTAA
- a CDS encoding rhomboid family intramembrane serine protease: protein MMPLGDDNSSRKSTPYVTYILLALNILFFFAELQGGMEFIQRWAFVPSRFSAHPWNNVITLFTSMFMHGGWMHLAGNMLYLWIFGDNVEDRLGRFKYILFYLLSGLAATLAQYVFVPDSTIPNLGASGAIAGILGAYILLYPGQKVKVLVGQSIVLMPALVVIGIWIFLQLVSGAGTLYSVKNDEGGVAYMAHIGGFFVGLALAFIFRKTEGNKLSHP, encoded by the coding sequence ATGATGCCTCTTGGAGATGATAATTCGTCTAGAAAAAGCACCCCTTATGTCACTTATATTTTGCTGGCTTTGAATATTTTATTTTTTTTCGCAGAACTGCAGGGAGGAATGGAGTTTATTCAGCGCTGGGCCTTTGTTCCAAGCAGATTCTCGGCCCATCCTTGGAACAACGTCATCACCTTGTTTACATCCATGTTTATGCATGGGGGTTGGATGCACTTGGCTGGTAATATGCTTTACTTGTGGATTTTCGGAGACAATGTCGAAGATCGGTTGGGGCGATTTAAATACATTCTTTTTTATCTTTTAAGCGGGCTAGCAGCGACACTAGCCCAATACGTATTCGTTCCCGATTCTACCATTCCAAACCTTGGAGCCTCAGGAGCAATCGCTGGCATTCTCGGCGCTTATATTCTTCTTTACCCAGGCCAAAAAGTCAAAGTCTTAGTGGGACAATCCATTGTCTTAATGCCAGCCCTCGTCGTCATAGGAATCTGGATTTTTTTACAGTTAGTGAGTGGTGCAGGAACCCTCTATTCGGTCAAAAATGACGAGGGAGGAGTGGCCTACATGGCCCACATTGGCGGCTTCTTTGTAGGATTAGCCCTGGCTTTCATTTTTCGAAAAACAGAAGGTAATAAACTAAGCCATCCATAG
- a CDS encoding NADH:flavin oxidoreductase/NADH oxidase, whose amino-acid sequence MNPYFDKEPRHHAGCQSEVDHDRSFPDFDLLSPLSIRGVKLKNRIAVSPMCQYSSENGFADDWHLVHLGSRAVGGAALVFTEATAVTAQGRISPGDLGIWDDKQIEPLARIAAFIDRMGSIPGIQLAHAGRKGSCAVPWLGGHGLLPTEGGWPIVAPSAVAFSENNPLPKELDKQGITEIKEAFKRSVHRSLKAGFQIIEIHSAHGYLLHEFLSPLSNHRTDEYGGGLQNRIRLLCEVVEDTRSIIPPSMPLFVRISATDWEEGGWDLEQSVTLAKSLSSLGVDLIDTSTGGLVPHAKIPVGPNYQVPFAAQIREEAKILTGAVGLITDPHQANDVITSGEADLVFLAREFLREPYWALKAEYALNQAPSWPTPYGYAVRRRK is encoded by the coding sequence ATGAATCCATATTTTGACAAAGAACCAAGACATCATGCAGGCTGCCAATCAGAAGTCGACCATGATCGCAGTTTTCCAGATTTTGATTTATTAAGTCCTTTAAGCATTAGGGGTGTTAAACTCAAAAACCGTATTGCCGTCTCCCCTATGTGTCAATACTCCTCTGAAAATGGATTCGCAGATGATTGGCATCTCGTTCACTTGGGTAGCCGAGCCGTTGGCGGTGCCGCATTGGTTTTCACCGAAGCCACAGCCGTAACAGCTCAAGGGCGTATTTCGCCAGGAGATCTTGGAATTTGGGATGATAAACAAATCGAGCCGCTCGCACGCATTGCCGCCTTCATCGACCGCATGGGCTCAATTCCAGGCATTCAACTTGCGCACGCAGGACGTAAAGGAAGTTGCGCCGTCCCCTGGCTTGGAGGGCATGGCTTATTGCCGACCGAGGGTGGATGGCCTATTGTAGCCCCAAGCGCGGTTGCATTCTCCGAAAACAATCCCTTACCAAAAGAATTGGACAAACAAGGCATTACCGAAATCAAAGAGGCCTTCAAAAGAAGTGTCCACCGATCCCTAAAAGCCGGATTTCAAATCATTGAAATCCACTCAGCCCATGGGTATTTACTTCACGAATTTCTTTCGCCTTTAAGCAACCATCGGACCGATGAGTATGGCGGAGGCTTGCAAAATCGCATTCGATTGCTTTGCGAAGTAGTCGAAGATACACGCTCCATCATTCCACCAAGTATGCCTCTTTTTGTTCGCATTTCAGCAACCGACTGGGAAGAAGGAGGATGGGACTTGGAGCAGTCTGTTACGCTTGCTAAAAGCCTATCATCGTTAGGAGTCGATCTCATCGACACATCCACTGGTGGCTTAGTCCCACATGCCAAAATTCCGGTTGGGCCTAATTACCAGGTTCCTTTCGCAGCTCAAATTCGAGAAGAGGCTAAAATCCTAACTGGAGCCGTTGGACTGATAACCGATCCTCATCAAGCCAATGACGTCATTACCTCCGGAGAAGCCGATCTTGTATTTTTAGCCAGAGAGTTTCTACGCGAGCCTTACTGGGCCCTAAAAGCGGAATACGCCCTCAACCAAGCTCCTTCATGGCCCACACCATACGGTTATGCAGTCCGCCGCCGTAAATGA